The Dethiosulfovibrio peptidovorans DSM 11002 nucleotide sequence GGATGGATGGTCTTGCGGCCTCGGAAGAAAATCTCAAGAGCAAGTTCAACATAATGGGGAGGGTGTTATACCGCAAGGGGTTGCTGTCCGATCAGGACGTGATCGACGCTATAAAGGAAGAACACCGACTTCTCGTCGAGTTAGGAGCGTTAAAAGAAGAGCCGGACGAAGAGATGGTCCAGGCCATAGCGGATAGCATGCTTCAATGGCTCAAGGGAGACGTGGAGGCCATAAAAGAGAGCATGAAGGTCTACGAGGAAAAAATGCGCCAGGCCATAGCCAAAGAGGAAAGAAAACCCCGCATAGACGTGGCTCCTTCTTCGGCGCTCAAGCAGCTGGACCAGATGAGCGGCAATAAAAAAGGCAGCAAGCTGATCCTGTAGGACCATGAAGGAGAGCTGGTCTGTCCGGTTGCTTGGCAAATGGTTGGAGGTCGGCGTCAGAAACAGGTATATGTTCTTTCTGGACGTCCTTTTTTGCATCTTTGCTACGTGGCTGGGGTTTGCCCTTAGACTCTCGTTTTTTATGGACCATTTTTACGGAGATATGGTGGTCTCCGGTTTTATCTTCGCCGGTGTCTGTGCAACGTCCTTTTATTTGGGAGGGGTATATCGCATCTATTGGCCTCAGGCCAGTCTAGAGGAATTCGCCCTGCTTTTGCGGTGTTTCCTGGTAGGTTCTTTGATATTCGTTCTCTGTCATCTCCTCCTACCGTTCATGTTTATTCCTCGCTCCTCTCTGGCGATAACCCTTCTGAGCTGTTTTCTACTGGTGGCGGCCTATAGAGCCTCTTGGCGTTTCTTCGTAGCTGCCCGTCACGGTCAAGATTCCTGTATCAGAACTGTCATAGTCGGAGCGGGAAATGCCGGAACCTCTCTGGCCAGGGATCTGCTGCGTAACGGAGACGAACTTTTGCCGGTGGGGTTCGTGGACGATGACGATCAGAAAAAGGACAAGGTCATCGCCGGACTTCCTGTGCTGGGTCCGGTTTCGGATCTGGAGAACATTATACTGGACGAACGTATCTCCGTTGTTTTGGTCGCCATACCGTCGGCATCCAGAAAAGTCATAGGAGAGATGCTGATGAGGCTTTCTTCCTTGGGTGTGGAGACCCGGGTTTTGCCGAATCTCAGGGATATCGCCGGAGGTATAGTTACCACCACCATGCTTCGAAAGGTACGTCTAGAGGATCTGCTGGCGAGGGATCCGGTCGAGCTGGACAGTAGGGTCATAGCCGACGTGGTTCGTCAGAGAGTCATCCTGATAACCGGAGCGGGAGGATCTATCGGCAGTGAGATATCCAGACAGATATGTTCATACGGATCTTCTCGGGTTCTCCTTCTGGGTCATGGAGAGCACTCTATATACGGGCTTTGCGAGGAATTCAGGGAGAAGAGGGTCTCCGTCCCTTACGAACCAATCATAGCGGACGTAGCCGATTCGGATGCCATGGAGGCGGTTTTCTCCAAGTGGTCACCCTCGGTAGTCTTCCATGCTGGGGCCCATAAGCATGTCCCCCTCATGGAGGTTAACCCGAGAGAGGCGCTCCGAGTTAACGGAAAGGGAACATGGGTCTTGGCCGATCTCTGCGGACGATTCGGGGTGGAGCGTATGGTCATGGTTTCGACCGATAAGGCTGTAAATCCTACGAGCGTTATGGGAGCGACCAAGAGAGTTGCTGAGATCATGGTACAACAGGCTCAGTTGGATTACCCCGATACCAAATACATGGCGGTTCGTTTCGGGAACGTCCTGGGTAGCAGGGGCAGCGTAGTCCCTAAGTTCGAGAAACAAATAGAATCCGGCGGTCCTGTTACCGTGACCCACCCTGACATGAAGCGTTATTTCATGATTATACCGGAGGCGGCCGGATTGGTGTTGCAGGCCGGTGCCCTTGGAAAGGGCGGAGAGATATTCGTCCTGGACATGGGGGATCCCGTTAAGATAGTGGATCTGGCAGAGACCCTCATCCGTCTTCACGGCTATTCCCCTGGATCGGACATAGCCGTCGATTTTACGGGGGTCAGACCGGGAGAAAAACTGTTCGAGGAGCTTTTTTACGATCCGGACTTCGTCGACAGAACTGCTCATCCGAAAATCTTCAGAAGTCATCTTTCGGATAAGCAGCTGTCGTACGATCCGATCATATCGGAGGTGGATGGATGTTTATCCTGCAGGGGCAGCTCTACGTTGTCGACCCTGCGTAAGCTGGTCCCAGAGTTCAACCACCCTTAGCCGGAGGATTCCTCCGGCTTTTTTTATTTCCCCATCCGTATGAGTTTTTCTATCTCCTTAAGTAAAGGCTTTATCTCTTTCGAGCTTGCCTGCTTGTTGAGTATGTCCGCAGGGGAGATTTTCTTGCCCCAGTAGAGTTCGTTCGCGCTAGGGTCGTGATTTATGGTGGCTCCTTCCAGCGATAGCCCGGCGAAGAGACCTTTGCTCATAGAGTAGCTGTATATGGGGGTATTCATGTTTATGTCCGTCGCCGCAGAGGTCCTCCTTCCTACCGGTCCCGCAGCTACGGCTACGTCGCCTCCCAATGTGAAGGTATCTCCTCTGAAGGCCTTCAGACCGTCTTCGTTTACGACCGCAAGCACCAGTGCCGTAGACTGTACTCCTATCTGAAGACCGAAAGAGCCCCCCGCTATGTTGAAAAAGGACGGTCCGTACCATTTTCCGGTCTTTCTGTCGTGCCTAAGCAGAAGCCCCTCACCGTACTGTCCCCCTAGGACGAAACCGGCCTTTACCACCGAGGGGAATATGGCGACCGCCACTCCCTTATCTATAACCTCGCCCATCGTCTGAGCGTCGTCCTGTTCCGACATGTTTCCTATCGTTTTTATGGCTTCGTTTATGCGATGTTCCGGTGTCTTCCCTGCCCACAGAGGACAGGACAACGATAGTGTCAGAAACGTCACCGCTATGGCTAAGATGTTTTTCCCTGCTTTAATCACTGGTATTTCCTCCTTTGGATTGGGTTATATCATGTTCTGAGGCTATTATACAATGTGCGAGCTCTACAATGGACCATTCCCTCGGTCTGCTGTGATATAATGTTGCCGAAATCAAGGAGACCTGCGGTGTGCGTGATCATGTCCTACGTCTTGAGCCAACACTCGAGCCATGTAGGGCTGAGTCCGAACCGGTTTATGAGGCGGTTTTCCGCTTCAGACGCCCAGGCTCGGTAAGCCCCTTTCTAGGTAGGATCGGGTCAAGACAATCATGACACGGCACTGCGGGCTACCAATTTTATACGGCGCTGAGCTGTGCTCGGCGCCCTTTTCGTATATGCTGGGGGAGGCCTGTTCATGTCCAGTTCGCCTTTATGGAATCCTTTGAAAGGATCGGGGGTGATCTTCGATTGGGATGGTGTTTTGGCGGAGACCCGATTGGATTTCTCCGGTATCAGAGAAAGATATTTCGGCGGTAAAAGAGCTGCCATACTTGAGGAAATGAGCCTCATGGACGAGGAAAAAAGGAGAGCTCTTTCCGAAGAAATCAGGGCTATCGAGCTCGCCGGAGCGGAAAAGGCGGTTCCGGTTCCGGGATCCAGGGAAGTGGTCGATCTTGTATCAAAGGCGGGAATACCTTGGGCGGTAGTCTCTCGGAATTGCCCGGAATCGATAGAACTTGCTGCCCGTACCATAGGTTTTAAGCTTCCTGTGCATACCTTTCATAGAGAGAGCGGCCCGATAAAGCCTTCGCCTGAGGCCCTTTGGATGGCTGCCGAGGCTATCGGATCCACCTCCACGGAATGTACCGTCGTGGGAGATTTTGTGTACGATCTTTTGGGTGCGAGGAGGGCCGGGATGAGGGCGGTCTTGGTGGAAAGGTCCTCTGTAGACTGGGGGCACTGGGCCGACGTCTCCTATCCCCGCATGACCGATTTTCTATCGGCATTGATGAACGAAGATCCGATAGTCCCCTGGGAATACCATGGTCTAGTCTCTGAAAGAGGACTGTCGTGGTTGACGTCGGCTTGGAATGTCTCGATTGCCCTCCCTGAATTATGGGATGAGGCGATCCTAAATAGTCTGATGAACCTGGCCGGTTTGGGAGTGGGACGCTTTACGGTAAAAACCGGGACCTTGGCCTTCGACGAGTGGAGGGGGCTGCCATGGCTTTCGCCGAAAGATCTGGAGCGTCCGAAAGCTTTCGTGCTTGCAAGAATCCTTAAAAAACGATATCCGAAGGTCGTCGTGGAGGAATGTGAAGAAGGGCTCTCATTGTCCTCCCTGGAAGGCGATCTCGTTAACGGTTTGGAGAGGCATCTCAGTTGATTCAATGGGAGATCCCTCTGGCGGAGAGGATGCGACCGTCATCCTTAGATCAATATATCGGACATCTCGACGTAATGGGGCCCACCGGATCCCTAAGGGTTCTGCTCGAAAAAGGCGTGGTCCCCTCCTGTATATTGTATGGGCCTCCTGGAGTCGGTAAAACTGCGTTGGTGCGTCTGATGGCCTCGGTTACCGATAGAGAGCTTTTCGAGATAAACGCCGTCTCCGCAAAGGTGTCTCAGTTGAGAGACCTCATAGAGAAGGCCGCCCGTTTTAAGGCTCTTTCCGGTCGTTCCGCCGTGGCCTTCGTCGATGAGATATACCATTTCAATAAAGGACAACAGAACGCTCTTCTGCCTTCGGTGGAGAAGGGCGATGTCGTTTTGGTCGGGACTACAACGGAGAATCCCTGGTTCGAGATCAATAAAACCCTTCTGTCCAGATTGTTGGTCTTTTCCTTGAAACCTCTAGAGAAGGACGATTTGGTCGGGATAATGAATAATGCTCTTTCCGATGAGGAAAAGGGGTTGGGAAAACTCGGCATGAAATGGGAGGACGGCGTTTTGGAGGAGCTTGCCTCGAGCGCATCCGGAGATGCCAGGCAGGCTTTGACCAGGTTGGAATATCTTGTAAGGGTAATTTCAGCCTCCGGTGGATCTCTCCTCTCGCTGGATAGAGTCCGTAAAGAGCTGCCGGCGGCGTTCGTTCGTCACGATAAAGACGGCGACGATCACTATGAGGTAATATCGGCTTTCATAAAGAGCATAAGGGGGTCCGACCCCGACGCGGCGGTGTATTGGCTTGCCAGGCTTCTGGAGGCGGGGGAGGATGTCCGTTTCATCGCCAGGAGGATGATAATATCCGCGGCGGAGGATATCGGTTTGGCCGATCCTATGGCGTTAATATTGGCCACTTCCGCTGCTAAAGCCTCGGACATGACCGGCATGCCCGAAGCTAGGATAATTCTATCGGAGGCCGTGATTTACCTGGCCGCGGCACCTAAAAGCAATCGAGCTTACGATGCCGTAAATCAGGCTATTTCCTCCATAAGAAAGGGGGATATACAAAGGGTCCCCGATCACCTCATAAACGGTAATCCCGATTATCGATATCCTCACGATGACCCCAGACACTGGGTTCCTCAGTCCTACCTGAGGGAGCCGCGCAGATTTTACCGACCTTCGGAAATGGGGGCCGAGGCGAGAATAGCTCAGAGGCTTAAAAGGTACTGGCGGAGGTTCCGGGACGGTCGGGACGGGGAAGTTTAGGTTCCAGGATGCGGTAGACCGTGAGTCCGACTATCTCTTTCCATGCCAGACTTGAATCTCTTAAAGCTCCGGCAGTGGGTATCCATTTTAGCGGATCCGAATCCATGTCGTCTGCCAAGGATCCTATCGCATATGGGTAAACTTCAATATCTGGCATCGCCTTTTTTGCCATCCATAGTGATCTTTTCATATGGAAGGAATTTGTAACCAGTATGATCCGATCGATTCCCTTGCGTCTCAGTATCGAGGCGGAATATGTCATGTTTTCCCACGTAGTTCTTGAGTTTTCCTCCAGCATTATCTCGCCCTTATAGCCCCATTTTCTGATAGATCGTTCCATGGAACGGGCTATGGATTCGCTTTTGTCGTAGCTTAATCCTCCAGAGAGGAGTATCGGATATCCTTTTCGTCTTGCGAGCGAAGCTCCCTCTATCAGGCGCTGGGTCGTAAAAGGCCCCGGTTCGGTCTTTCCGGAATTTTTTCTGGTGAAGCCTCCACTGAGTATCATTACCACCGGTATAGGTCCCTCCGGGGGGAGTTCTTTTCTGTAGATCTCTACCTGTCTCAACAACAGGTGACTTGTTACAGGTAAGGACAGGGACAACAAAAACACGACGCTTAAGATTATGATGGACGGTACAAAGCAGAAAAGGGGCCCTCTCCGACGGTTTGAAATCGTCAAGAAGGTCCCAATGAGTATCGTAATGGATAAAAATACTAAGGGGGTAGTTGCGGCTCCCAGTAATTTATAGACGAAGAACATGATTTTAAGAGCGTATAGCTCCTGGATGGTTCTGGAGGTACTCTTCGACTCCGCTTCTGGTTAGGTTTATATGCTCTTTCATCTCTTCTCTTGCCTTTACTCCGTCTTTTACTAATATCGCGTCTATGATGGCGATATGACCCTCCGATAGTGCTTTCAGATAATTCCTCTCCGCCAGAGAGTAGGGACGATAGAGATTTATCATGTCCAGGATATCCAACAGGACGCCCTTGAGGAAGCGATTTCCAGAGGCCTCATAGAGAAAATTATGAAATTTTCTGTCCTGCACGAGGTATTCTTTTGGGTCCGTGTCGTTGTTCATGTTGAAGAATATATCTCTGAATTTTTCCAGGTCCTTTTTGGGAGGCGATTGGGCTATTAAAGTGACGGCAAACATCTCCAGGTTTGCCCTCAGTTCGTATAGTGCCGATGCGTCTTCCAGGGTTGGAACGGTTACGAAAGCCCCTTTTCTGGGAGTCAGTGAGACCAGTCCGGTTTTTGCCAACTGACGAATAGCCTCTCTGACCGGGGTTCTCGATACCGCCATCTTGTTTGCAAGTTCTACCTCGGAGAGCTTTTCTCCCGGTTTTATGATGCCTTCCACTATAGCTTCTTTTATCTTTTCATACACGATCTGTCTTAGATCAACGTTTTTGGCCGGGAACAACGGATTCTCCCTGGTCATGAACACTCCTCCCTAAATATCAGATGCGGTGTTCATTATACAAAAAACAGAAAAAAAGGGAAAGTCTTATTTTCCTTCTGCTGGGAAGAACTCTTTTTGATACCACAGAATGAGAGCATATATGGCGTCGGAAAGCCTGTTTATGTAGGCGAATATATCCAAAGGCAGTGTACCTGAACGAAGCATCCTTACCGCTTGGCGTTCAGCTCTTCTCGCTATGGTTCGAGCCATATGGAGCGTCGCACAGACAGAGCATTCTCCCGGCCTTATAAACTGAAATTCCCCTTCGGTAAACATCGAGGAGACTTCTTTGATCATATCCTCCATCCAATCGGTCTTGGGAGGTTCCATGCCCTCGCATAGGGCCATGCACCCCATAAGGGTATAAAGCTCGTCTTCTAAGCGTTTTAAGTTTTCGTTTATGGGTTCAAAGGAGCACATAGACCTAGCTAGGCCTATCGATGCCTGACATTCGTCGATGGTTCCGTAGGCCTCAACCCTGGGGTCGTCCTTAGGGACCCTCTCTCCGTTGCAGAGGCTGGTGTTGCCCTTGTCGCCGCCCTTAGTGGTTATGGTCATCTTGTACATAAGACAAGCCCACCTTTCTTTTATGATACCAATTGTTATAGCAGAAAAACAGATAGAACGAA carries:
- a CDS encoding polysaccharide biosynthesis protein, which gives rise to MKESWSVRLLGKWLEVGVRNRYMFFLDVLFCIFATWLGFALRLSFFMDHFYGDMVVSGFIFAGVCATSFYLGGVYRIYWPQASLEEFALLLRCFLVGSLIFVLCHLLLPFMFIPRSSLAITLLSCFLLVAAYRASWRFFVAARHGQDSCIRTVIVGAGNAGTSLARDLLRNGDELLPVGFVDDDDQKKDKVIAGLPVLGPVSDLENIILDERISVVLVAIPSASRKVIGEMLMRLSSLGVETRVLPNLRDIAGGIVTTTMLRKVRLEDLLARDPVELDSRVIADVVRQRVILITGAGGSIGSEISRQICSYGSSRVLLLGHGEHSIYGLCEEFREKRVSVPYEPIIADVADSDAMEAVFSKWSPSVVFHAGAHKHVPLMEVNPREALRVNGKGTWVLADLCGRFGVERMVMVSTDKAVNPTSVMGATKRVAEIMVQQAQLDYPDTKYMAVRFGNVLGSRGSVVPKFEKQIESGGPVTVTHPDMKRYFMIIPEAAGLVLQAGALGKGGEIFVLDMGDPVKIVDLAETLIRLHGYSPGSDIAVDFTGVRPGEKLFEELFYDPDFVDRTAHPKIFRSHLSDKQLSYDPIISEVDGCLSCRGSSTLSTLRKLVPEFNHP
- a CDS encoding lipid-binding SYLF domain-containing protein; translated protein: MIKAGKNILAIAVTFLTLSLSCPLWAGKTPEHRINEAIKTIGNMSEQDDAQTMGEVIDKGVAVAIFPSVVKAGFVLGGQYGEGLLLRHDRKTGKWYGPSFFNIAGGSFGLQIGVQSTALVLAVVNEDGLKAFRGDTFTLGGDVAVAAGPVGRRTSAATDINMNTPIYSYSMSKGLFAGLSLEGATINHDPSANELYWGKKISPADILNKQASSKEIKPLLKEIEKLIRMGK
- a CDS encoding HAD-IA family hydrolase, with the protein product MSSSPLWNPLKGSGVIFDWDGVLAETRLDFSGIRERYFGGKRAAILEEMSLMDEEKRRALSEEIRAIELAGAEKAVPVPGSREVVDLVSKAGIPWAVVSRNCPESIELAARTIGFKLPVHTFHRESGPIKPSPEALWMAAEAIGSTSTECTVVGDFVYDLLGARRAGMRAVLVERSSVDWGHWADVSYPRMTDFLSALMNEDPIVPWEYHGLVSERGLSWLTSAWNVSIALPELWDEAILNSLMNLAGLGVGRFTVKTGTLAFDEWRGLPWLSPKDLERPKAFVLARILKKRYPKVVVEECEEGLSLSSLEGDLVNGLERHLS
- a CDS encoding replication-associated recombination protein A, yielding MIQWEIPLAERMRPSSLDQYIGHLDVMGPTGSLRVLLEKGVVPSCILYGPPGVGKTALVRLMASVTDRELFEINAVSAKVSQLRDLIEKAARFKALSGRSAVAFVDEIYHFNKGQQNALLPSVEKGDVVLVGTTTENPWFEINKTLLSRLLVFSLKPLEKDDLVGIMNNALSDEEKGLGKLGMKWEDGVLEELASSASGDARQALTRLEYLVRVISASGGSLLSLDRVRKELPAAFVRHDKDGDDHYEVISAFIKSIRGSDPDAAVYWLARLLEAGEDVRFIARRMIISAAEDIGLADPMALILATSAAKASDMTGMPEARIILSEAVIYLAAAPKSNRAYDAVNQAISSIRKGDIQRVPDHLINGNPDYRYPHDDPRHWVPQSYLREPRRFYRPSEMGAEARIAQRLKRYWRRFRDGRDGEV
- a CDS encoding YdcF family protein; the protein is MRQVEIYRKELPPEGPIPVVMILSGGFTRKNSGKTEPGPFTTQRLIEGASLARRKGYPILLSGGLSYDKSESIARSMERSIRKWGYKGEIMLEENSRTTWENMTYSASILRRKGIDRIILVTNSFHMKRSLWMAKKAMPDIEVYPYAIGSLADDMDSDPLKWIPTAGALRDSSLAWKEIVGLTVYRILEPKLPRPDRPGTSASTF
- a CDS encoding GntR family transcriptional regulator, with product MTRENPLFPAKNVDLRQIVYEKIKEAIVEGIIKPGEKLSEVELANKMAVSRTPVREAIRQLAKTGLVSLTPRKGAFVTVPTLEDASALYELRANLEMFAVTLIAQSPPKKDLEKFRDIFFNMNNDTDPKEYLVQDRKFHNFLYEASGNRFLKGVLLDILDMINLYRPYSLAERNYLKALSEGHIAIIDAILVKDGVKAREEMKEHINLTRSGVEEYLQNHPGAIRS
- a CDS encoding cob(I)yrinic acid a,c-diamide adenosyltransferase; protein product: MYKMTITTKGGDKGNTSLCNGERVPKDDPRVEAYGTIDECQASIGLARSMCSFEPINENLKRLEDELYTLMGCMALCEGMEPPKTDWMEDMIKEVSSMFTEGEFQFIRPGECSVCATLHMARTIARRAERQAVRMLRSGTLPLDIFAYINRLSDAIYALILWYQKEFFPAEGK